Proteins encoded within one genomic window of Labrys wisconsinensis:
- a CDS encoding cytochrome c, with amino-acid sequence MVLERFRLAVLAASIAVLAPLAAAADDAQIGRGKYIVTFGGCNDCHTPGYFFGKPDASRFLGGSEVAFEIPGLGAFPGRNITPDKETGIGTWSQEQIVAALQGGVRPDGRTLAPIMPWHAFAHLTTDDALAIAAFLQSVPPVSNAVPGPFKPGDKVPMFLMRILPPGETAAAAPK; translated from the coding sequence ATGGTGCTGGAGCGATTTCGCCTTGCCGTCCTGGCCGCGTCGATCGCGGTGCTGGCGCCGCTTGCGGCTGCGGCCGACGACGCCCAGATCGGGCGCGGCAAATATATCGTCACGTTCGGCGGCTGCAACGATTGCCATACGCCAGGCTATTTCTTCGGCAAGCCCGATGCCTCGCGCTTCCTCGGCGGCTCGGAGGTGGCCTTCGAGATCCCGGGCCTCGGCGCCTTTCCCGGCCGCAACATCACGCCCGACAAGGAGACCGGCATCGGCACTTGGAGCCAGGAGCAGATCGTCGCCGCGCTGCAGGGCGGCGTGCGGCCGGACGGCCGCACCCTGGCGCCGATCATGCCCTGGCACGCCTTCGCGCATCTGACCACCGACGACGCGCTGGCGATCGCCGCCTTCCTGCAGAGCGTGCCCCCGGTCAGCAACGCGGTTCCCGGCCCGTTCAAGCCCGGGGACAAGGTGCCGATGTTCCTGATGCGGATCCTGCCACCGGGGGAGACTGCAGCGGCGGCGCCGAAATAA